TGAGAAGAGCTTGTCCCTTGTGAACTCGCAGTTTCGCTCGGAGCACGCACCGTGAGTACGCGGTTCCCTTTCCGCGCGGACGACCTGACGCTCGCTGCAATAAACGCCCTCGTCCATACACTGCACCCGGAGGTCGACGTGGCCCACTTCGAGGTCCGAGAGACGTTCCTCTTCGGCTCCGGGCAGGTGTCGACGGCGGGCCGCATCGCGTTGAGCGTCACGTACGAAGGAGAACGCGCTGCCGAGTTCCCGCGGGAGGTGGTGCTCAAGGTCGCGCGTCCCGAGCTTGGCGCGCTCCCGCTCTATGCGAACGAGGTTTCGTTCTACACGCGCCTGCGGCGGGAGCTCGGCACGCACGTCGAGACGCCGCGCTGCGTCGGCGGAATCCACGACGCTACGACGGGCATGTTCGGTCTCGCTCTCGAGGATCTCCGTACGCGGGGAGCGACTTTTTCGAACGTCAAGACGCCGCACTCGATCGCCGACATGCACTCCCTTCTCGACTCGGCGGCGCGGCTGCACGCGGCCTACTGGGAGAGCCCCCGATTCGCGACGGATCTCCGCTGGGTGCAGACGCACGTCGAGGGGGAGCTGCATGCGTTCTTCGAACATCCGGATCTCGTACCTGCGCTGATCCGCCAGCAGGTCACCGACGTGCAGTTCAAGCGCGAGCTGGTCCAGGCGATCGGGCAGACGCCGGATACGCTGCACGCGCAGGTGCGTCGGGTGCAGGCGCACCACGCGCGGCTACCACGCACGGTCGTGCACGGCGACATGCACGCGGGGAACACCTACCGGCTCCCGGATGGGACCGGGGGCTTGGTCGACCCGCAGCTCAGCGTGCGCGGCTTCTGCATGCACGACGTCACGTACCTCCTGGCGACCGGGTTGTCCGTAGAGCAGCGCCGCCGGCACGAGCGCGAGCTGCTCGCGTACTACCTCGACCGTCTGCGAGCTGCAGGCGTTGAGCGCCCGCCCGATCCGCATGCCGCATTCCTCGAGTACCGCCGCGCGGTGGCATGGTGCGTGTACGTCGGCTGGCTCACCACTCCCATCGAGAACTACGGCTGGGAGATCACGGTAATGAACCATGTGCGCCTCCTGACCGCCTACCGCGATCTCGAGACGGCCGCAGCGATCGCTTCCCTACCCGATGCCTGAGTTCCTCTTGCGCTTCATCACGTTGCCCTCGCGCCTCTAAACCGCGACGGCGGCGGGACGACATTCCGCCGTACCCCCGCCGCCTCAACACCTATAAGGCCTCCGTTGTCAAGAAGACGCAGCGGTAGCGCCACGGGGGCGGGGGGCGCTCGCGGGAAGCAGACGCGGCGGGCGCGCTGAGGAGGGTGAGCTGACTGCGTTTCACATCACGAGGGGGTCACCGTCACGAGAGGGTCACATCACGTCACGAGGGGGCCTGGAGTGCGATAGAGGTGGATTCGATCAGCTTCCGAAACTTCCGATCCGTCGCCTTCAATGCTCCAGCTCGCCGAAGCATTTCGCTCACGGCAAAGGGTGGCGCCGCCTCCGCTACTTCCCCAACCCGGACCGGATCGAGGTGGATGTAGAGCTTGGAGTACGATGCCGCCGGGCGCGTTCGCTACCCGACGGCGAGTTTCAGCTCAGGCAGCGGAGAGATGCCGGAAAAGCGAGCCCCTCGCCTCTACAACTCCTGATCCCCACTCCGACCTCCGCGTCCGCTCTCGCCGCCTGGCTTCACCGCCGGGGTCTGCTATACGCGGATCGCCGGAGGTCGTGAGCGTGACATTGGCCAGCCCTAACCAGCCCACCGCGATCGCGTTCACCGGTGGGCGCATCCTCACGCTCGACGCCACTCTCGGCGAGCCGGAAGTGCTGATCATCGACAACGGCCGTATCGCCGCGGCCGGCGAGCGGGCGCTGCTGCAAGCCTATGCGGGCGTGGCGGTCGAGCCCTTGGGCGGGCGCACGCTCGTGCCTGGTTTTATCGACGCCCACAATCATCTCTCGATTGCGGCGCTGCATCCGCTGTGGGCCGACCTCTCGCAGGTGCGCTCGCTCGAAGAAATGAAGCAAGCACTGGCGGCGCAGGCGGCGCGCGAGCCCGAGGCGCGCTGGATTCGCGGCGCAAACTGGAACGAAGTCACCACCAATGTGTTGCCTGACCGCCATGACCTCGATGCGCTCGGCTTCGATCGGCCGGTGATCGTGGCGCACTACACGCTGCACCAAGGCGTGGTCAGCTCGCACGGGCTCGATGACTTGGGCATCGGGCCCGAGACACCCGATCCACCTGGCGGGGTGATCGCACGGGGTACCGACGGAAAGCCGAGCGGCTTACTCGTCGAGTGCGCCTGGAGCCAGGCGCATGCCCGCTCGCTGGCGGCCTACCGCCAACCCGAGCGCTGGGCCGAGTTGATCGCCGCCCGCGGGCGCCAGCTCTTGCGCGACGGCATCACCTGCGTGCACGACGCCGCTTGTTCACCGGCGGCCGAGGCGGTTTACCGTGCCCTGCACCGGGCCGGCACGCTGCCGCTGGCGGTGCTGATGATGCCGCACCCCGAGGCGATTCTGACGGGGCTGGCGCCGGAACGTCTGGAGGGGCCGCTCACTGGCGACGGCGATGAGTGGCTGCGCGTGGGTCCGCTCAAACTGTTCGCCGATGGCGGCATCGCCCCGGCGATGGACGTGAGCATCGCCGGCATGCGTAGCGCTTTCGGGATCGAGATCCCGGGCCTGGCGGCGGGCGTGGCGCAAGCGGTCGAGCGCGGCTTTCGCGTCGCCGTCCACGCCATCGGGAACGTAGGACTGCGTAACGCCCTGGCGGCGTTTAGCCTGGCTGCCCGCGCGCGCGACCTGGACCATCGCTTCCGCGTCGAGCACGCCTGCCTGGCCTCGCCTCCCCAGATCGAGGAGATGGCGAGCCTGGGCGCGGTGGGCGTGGTGCAACCTGGCTTTCTGCACCACATCGGCCAAGCGGTCGAGGCGGTGCCGTGGGACGAAGAGATTTGGCTGCCGTTCGGCGCCATGGCGGCTGCCGGTGTCGCCCTGGCGGCATCGTCCGACGACCCGTGCGCTTTCCACCAGCCGCTGCTGACGGCTGCCTGCGGGACCACGCGCCGCACCGGCTCGGGCGGCGTTCTCGGCCTTGAGCAAGCGCTCGGCTACGAGCGCTGGCTGCACGCTTACAGTGCCGGTGCGGCATATGCCGGCGGGCAGGAGCACGAGCGCGGCACGCTCACGCCCGGCAAACGCGCCGACTTGGTGGTGCTCGAAGGCGCACTCGAGGCCGAACATCCGCCGCGCGTCAGGCAAACCTGGGTTGCCGGCCGGCTCGCTTACGGCGAGCCGCTGCCGCGCGCCGGCACATAGGCCGCGGCCCGGATCAGCGCCGGCGCGAACGCCGCGGCCGATTGCGCTCGGCGGGCGGATCGCTGGGGCTTGCCGGCTCCGGCATGGGGGCCGGGGGCTTGCCGACCGGCAAGCGCAACGCCACCAGCGCGCCTCCGCCGGGGTGGTTAGATGCCGTCACCGTGCCGCCGTGACTTTCGACGGTGCGTCGCACGATGGCCAACCCCAAGCCCGTGCCGCCTTGGCGGTGCGAAAAGAACGGCTCGAAGACGCGCGGCAGGTCCTCGGGGCGAAAGCCCGGGCCGCGGTCTCGCACCCGGCATTCGACCCAAGCGGTGCCCGCTTCGCCGGGCACCAACTCGACTTCTGTCACTACGTCACTACCCCGGGGCGCATGTTGCACGGCGTTCTGGATCAGGTTCTGCACCGCCTGTTGCAACCTTGATGCGTCCATGGCCACGGGCGGCAGACCCGGCGCCAGCGAGGTCTCGAACCGCACCCCCGAGGCCGCCGCCGCGGGCCCGCACTCGCGCACGGCGTAGCTTACGACGTCGGCGAGTGCCCCCGGAGCCAACTCCAGCTCCTGCACCTTGCCGTAGTCGAGCAAGTCAGCCGTGAGCTGGCGCAGCCGACCGGCGGCACCGCGCAGCGCCGCGATGAACGGCTGATGCTCTTGCTGCTGGCCAAAGCGCGCCTCGAAGGCATCGAGCGTGCCGGTGATCGCAAACAGCGGATTGCGCACCTCGTGAGCGACGCCCGCTACCAGTGCCCCCAACGCCGCCAGCACTTCGCTGTGCCGCAGCTCCTGCTGCATGCGCTCGCACTCCCCCATCTCCGCCTGTAGCCGCACATTGGCTGCCGCCAGCTCGCGCGTGCGCGCCTCGACTCGGCGTTCGAGCTCGGCGCCCACCCGTTCCAATGCCCGCGCGGCCCGGAAGAGGTCGGCAAAGACCGCGACTTTCGCGCGCAAGACCTCCGGCACCAGCGGATGAAACAGGTAATCCACGGCCCCAGCGAGGTAGCTGCGCAGCAGTTGGGTGCCGTTAACATCGGTTGCGGTGACGAAAATTATCGGCGTGTATTGCGAGCGCTCGCGCTGGCGAATCAGCGTCGCCGTCTCCAAGCCGTCCATGCCGGGCATGTTGACGTCGAGCAAGATGACGGCGAAGTCGCGCTTGAGGATCTGGCGCAGCGCCTGCTCGCCGGAGCTTGCAGTGAAGAGGTTGTACCCGTCTTGGGCGAGGACGGCCTCTGTCGCCAGCAGGTTCTCCGGCCGGTCGTCGACCAGCAGCACGTTGACGCCATCGTCCACGTTCATGTCAACACAAAAGAAGTATAGAGCAGCCGGCCTCGGCTGTCAGCAGGTCGGCGCGCGGTGCACGGATCGGACAGGTGAACCACAGAGAGGCGCCGAGGGCGCCGTGAAAGAGCCCAGAGCACGGGAAAACACGGCTCGGAGACGCTAGAGCCGCGGAGAAGAGCAAGGAGGGTGATCCCCGTGCCCCACGGGGCTGGCTGAAGTCGAGAGCCGACCCTGAGCCTCGAACGGGCTCGCAGAGTCCTCTCTGTGTGTTCTGAGCCTCGGTGGTTTCCTTGTGTTCACGGCTGGTCGTCGGCGAGGTCGCCGAGGCGCTTACCTTGGCGGGCGCGGGCGCGGGCCTTCTCCACCACCGCGGCGAGGACCGGATCGGTCTTGGCCATGCCGAAGCGCAGTAGTGCGGGCAGGCACAGCCGCAGGAAGCGCGCCGTCATCAGCTGGAGGTTGTGCCGCGGTGCGGTAATCTCGTAGCGCCGTTTTTCGATCGCCTCGAAGATCGCGTCGGTGACGATCTGCGGCGGGTACTTCGGACCCTTGTACGCCACCGGCTCGTCTTCCTTGAGCCAGATTTCGGTATCGATCGGCCCGGGGTTGATCAGGGCGGCGTGGATGTTGGCGCCGGCGAGGTCGTTCCACAGCCCTTCGGTGAAACTGCTGAGCGCGGCCTTGGAGGCGGCGTAGATCGCCTCGCGCGGTGGCGCCACTTTGGCGGCGAAAGAGGAGACGTTGACAATGGTGCCGCCGCCGGCGCGCAGCATGTAGGGGATGGCGGCCAAGGTGGTCCACACCGCCGAAAGGAAATTGACCTGCATGACGTGCTCGGCCTCGTCCGCCGACAGGTGGTAGATCTGTTTGTGCTTGGAAATGGCGGCGTTGTTGATGAGGATGTCGAGGCGGCCGAAGCGCGCGACGGTGTCGTCGATCACCCGCTCGGCGAAGCTGCGCTGGCCGAGATCACCGGCCAGGTAATGTGATGCGGGGGCGTGCACCCGGCATTGGCGCAGCAGCTCCTGCAAGCGGTCCTCGCGCCGCGCTACGGCGACGACGCTGGCGCCGCGCCGGGCAAAGGCTTTGGCGGTGACTTCGCCGATGCCCGACGACGCCCCGGTTACGATCACGACCTGGTCACGATAGTCCACGTCCATCCTCCCCGCCGGCGGCATTGCGCCGGTTGAAAATGTCCTGGTCGACAGCGGACGCACAGAACCGCGGGCCTGAAACTCGCCCGCGGTCTCGGCGCCATCGCTCTAGCGCGCCGGTTTCGTGGCATCCAGAACCATGCGCTTGACATTGCGGCGCATCAGGCCGGGGGCAAGCGCGCGGACAATGTAACCCGCCGTGATCGCCCGCGGCACGGTGATGTCATGTTGGCCGCGCGCCAGCGCTTTCATGATGGCTTCGATCAGCGGCGCCGGTTCGATCATCGACCGGCGCGACACCGGCGACATCCGTTCCAGCGCTTCGGCGTCGAAGAACGGGGTATTGATCGCGCCCGGGCAGACCGTGAGCACGTGTACGCCGGAGTCCTCCACCTCCAGTGATAGCGCTTCCGCCAGGCCGACCATGGCGAACTTCGAGGCGGCATAGACACTCTCGTCGGGCACGCCGATCTTACCGGCAACCGAGGCGATGAAAACGACCCAGCCGCGGCGCTGCTCGACCATGTGCGGCAGTAGCGCTTTGGTCCAGTACACGCTGCCGAGGAAGTTCACCTGCATCATACGCTCGATGTCATCGAGCTCCCACTCGAGGAAGCGCCGGTGGCGGCCGTAGCCGGCGTTGTTCACCAGCACCTCGACCGGGCCGAAATGGCGGCGCACATGGTCAGCCGCCGCGAACACCTGCGCGCGTTCGCCGACGTCACACGGGAGCACCAGCGCCTCGCCGCCGGCGCGCCGGATCTCCTCGGCGAGGGCATTCAGCTCGGCCTCGCGCCGGGCCACCAGCGCCAGCCGCGCCTGCTCGCGCGCCAAGCGCAACGATAGCAGCCGGCCGATGCCGCTCGAGGCCCCGGTCACCACCGCAACCTTTCCCTTCCATGACTGCAACCGCGCCATGCCGATCCCCCTTGCGCCGAGTGAGTGCCGGAAGAAGAAGAGAAGATAAGAAGAGCCCGATCGCGATCACTGCGGCACGGGCGTTTCCATAGTCTAACGATCGCCAGTAGTACAGCGCTGAGGCAGGCGCAGCCGTGGCCTTGAGCCGGCAGCGACATGCCGGTACACCCATCGGCGGGAGAAGGCAGACTGCGAGTGTGTTGACCCGTCTTCGCGCAAACCTCGGGCAGGCGCGGCTGAACCGGCACGAGATTGCAGGCTCGCTCGGCGACCTGGGCACGTTCTTGCCCTTGCTGGTGGGCATGGCGGCGCAGAACGGCCTCGACTTCGCCGCCTCGCTGTTCTTCGCCGGCCTGTTCAACGTCGTTACCGGCCTGACCTTCGGTATCCCGATGGCGGTGCAGCCGATGACGGCGATTGCCGCGGTGGCGCTGACCGAGGGGCTGACGGCGTCGCAGATCTTGGCGGCCGGTGCCACCGTCAGCCTGATCGTGTTGGGGCTCGGCCTGAGCGGGCTGATCGGTTGGCTCAATCGCATGGTGCCCAAGCCGGTGGTGCGCGGGCTGCAACTCGCGCTCGGCCTGTCGCTGCTGATGAAGGGGCTACAGATGGTAGCGAGCACCCAGGCATGGATCGGCCCCGACAGTTACCTTACCGGGCTGTGTGCGGCGGTGATCGTGCTGCAGCTGTTCTTCTCGCCGCGGGTGCCGGCGGCGTTGATCTTGTTCGGCGCCGGCTTGGTATTGGCGCTGTGGCGGCAGCCGGACGTTTTGCAGGCGCTGGCCTTGCACCTGACGCTGCCGGCCTGGGCGCCGCCCGCGGCGGGCGACTTCATCAGCGCGTTCGCCAAGGCCGCGCTGCCGCAGATTCCGCTGACCACGCTCAACTCGGTCATCGCCGTGTGTGCCTTGTCGGGCGACTTGTTCCCCGAGCGCAAAGCCGAGCCGCGGGCGGTGGCGGTGTCGGTCGGGGTGATGAATCTGGTGGGGGCGTGGTTCGGCGCGATGCCGATGTGTCACGGCGCGGGCGGCTTGGCCGGTCAATATCGCTTCGGTGCGCGCACCAACGGCTCGATCTTGTTCCTGGGCGCGGCCAAGATGCTGGTGGCGGTGGTTTTCGGGGCCTCGCTGATGGCGCTGTGCCGGGTGTTTCCCGCCAGCGTGCTGGGGGCGATGCTGGCCTTCAGCGGCATGGAGCTGGCGCTGGTCACCCGCGACCAAAGCCAGCGCGCCGATGCCTTCGTGATGTTGCTGACCGCCGGCACTTGCCTGGGGTTGAACAACATCGCCCTCGGCTTCGGCTTGGGGCTGGCCTTGGCCTGGGGCTTCAGCCTGCGCCCGCACCTACACCAGGGCGCAGCCGGCCACTGAGTGCCCTATTTCTTGAAACGCAAGTCCACCGTCTGCAACTTCGCGGGGTCGAGGTTGACCCAGGTCTCGACCGCTTTGAGCGATTCGTGCCAGGCCCGCAGCTTGTAGCGGCCGGGGGGAATGCCGCTGATCTGGAACTTGCCCTGGGAATCCGGCTGGGCGAAGTAGGGGTTGGCCAGAACCACCACGAAGGCCTCCATGTGCGGGTGCACGTTGCACTTGACGTCGACCACGCCCGGGGTCTCGAACGTCACGCTGCGTGATTCGCCGCGCCCGAACATGCCGAGATCGAAGTGCTTGGCCGCCGAGGTGGAAAAGACGTTGTGCAAGAAGGCGTCGCTGTTGAGGAACTCCACGGTGCTGCCGGCGACCACCGCGACCACGTGCGGGACGAACTTCATGTCCTTCTGATCGATCACCGCCTTAGCCGGCGCGGGCGTGCCGGCGCTGCCCTCGAGCGAGACCACGACGTCCTGCGGCGAACCGCCCTGCTCCGGCAACGTCACCGTGCCCTTGACGATGGCGCCGTCGCCGGCAGCATGGGCGCTGGCGCCGAGCGCCATTGCCGTGGCCAGCAGCAAACCCGTAACCTGACGTCTTCCGATCATTTCATCCTCCGTGCTCGTCATCGCCGGCGGCACGCAGAGGCGCGCCGGCTGTTCTGCGACAGGCTCTAGCACGATGGTGGCGCGATTGTGAATGGTGCGGCACCCACCACCGCGCCCCTGGCAGATCGCGCGCGCCTCAGGTATACGGCCGCGAGATGTTCGTTGGGGAGGATACTATGCGCAGAGGAACTCAGGGATGGCTGCTGGCGGGCGCGCTGCTCGTGCTCATCGGGCCGGCGGCGGCGGAATACCGCGAGGTGGCGGTGAGTAATGGGGGCACGATCAGCGGGCGCGTGCGCGCCGCCGGCGAACTGCCGGTTCTGCCCCCCCATCCGGTATTCAAGCATCAAGACAACTGCGGCGCGGCGATCGCCGATGAACGCTTGGTGGCAGGCCAGAGCGGTGAGCTGCGCAACGCCGTCGTCTACCTGACGGGAATCAGCGCCGGCAAAGCCGTGCCGCGCGAGCGAGCGCTGCGATTGGATAACAGCAAATGCGCCTTCGTGCCGCACGTGCTCAGCGCCAGCGTCGGCCAGACCATCGAGATCCACAACAGCGATCCGTTCCTGCACGACGCCCACGCCTTGCTGGGCTCGCGCACCGTCTTCAACGTCGCCATCCCCAAGGGGCGGACGGTACGCAGGCCACTGGCCTACGCCGGGCTCATCCAGCTCAACTGCAACGTTCGCCACACCTGGATGCAAGCCTACCTCTACGTCGCCGAGCACCCCTATCACGCCGTCACCGATGATCGCGGCCAATTCACGCTCAGTGAGGTGCCGCCTGGCAAGTATACGCTCACCGTCTGGCATGAACTGCTCGGCAGTGTTGACCGGGAGGTGACGGTTGAAAGTGGCAAGACCACTACGGTTGATGTGGACCTGAAGGCGGTGGCTCCAGAAGCATCGGAACTGCACGAATAAGAGATTTGTAACGCAGCGCGGCACCTTGATTGCCTGGCGGTGGCGTGGTAGCCGCCAGGCGGGAGCGATGACAGGCTCCCAGGAAACCGGCGGCAGGCGATTGCCGAGCAAGTTCCCGGCCGGCGGGATGCCGGTGACACAGCGAGACGGGCCATGGATCAGGCCTAGACGGAGGTGACCCATGAAAGTGCGTGCGTTGACCTTGGCGGCTGCGTTAGTCATTCCGGCCGCCGCGGCGTGGGCCGTGGACGGCACGGCCCTCTACGAGAAGAAGTGCAAGACCTGCCACAGCATCGGCGGCGTCGCCGGGCCGATGGCCAAGACCGGCGGCGCGCTCGACGGCGTCGGCGCCAAGCGCGATGCCACCTGGCTGCGGGAGTACTTCAAGGACCCGAAGTCGAAGATCCCCGAGTCCAAGTTCCCCAAGCTGACGCTCTCCGACGAGGAGTGGGAGGCGCTGGTGGCCTACATGCTGACGCTGAAGTAGCAGCGGTGCGTCGGTGAGCGCGCACCGCCGGCCGGCGCGCGCCCACCGACAACTAACCACCTGCTACCTCTATAGGTAAGTGGATCTGTGAACGCATATAAGATTATTTACGTAGGCCAGCCAGCTGGGAGGTGCTACGTTGCAGTTCAGCTGGAGCCGCAGTCTGTTGAAAATGCCCCACTCGGCTGCTGATAGGCAGAACCCCACGCGCCGGTCCTTTTTGAGCCAACTGCTCGCGGGCACGTTGCTCACCGGGGTAGCCGGCGCATTGGGCTCGACCATCGCCTTTTTGTTTCCGCCTGAGGAAGTCAGCTCGACGCTGGGCCCGCGCCGCGTCAAGGTCGCCAGCGCCGATGAGATGCTGCCGGGCGAGGGCAAGCTCATGCTGGTGGACGAGGAGCCGGTGTGGGTGGTGCGGCGGGCCAAGGGGTTCGCCGGCTTATCGGCGTGGTGCACGCACAAGGGCTGTGTCATCAAGTGGGACGAGCAGAGCCGGCTGTTTCGTTGCCCGTGCCACGAAGGCCAATTCGACGAGCGCGGCAACGTCATCTCCGGCCTCCCGCTGCGGCCGCTGGCGCGCTTCCGCGTCGGCGTGGTGCGCGGTGAGGTGTACGTCTCGCGCGGCGACGAGCGCAGCGTCTAGGGGCCGCGCGTGTTGACGTCGATCGCCGAGCTTCTTCGCGCCGAACGTGATCGCACGGTTCCGGGCCACGTCAACCTGCTGCACTACCTGGGCGGCCTGACGGCGATCTTCTTCGCGCTCGAGGTCGCCACCGGTCTATTGCTGACGATCTACTACCGGCCCTCAGCGGCGGGGGCCTATTACAGCACGGGCGTGATCATGGACGAGGTGCGCTTGGGCTGGCTGATCCGCTCGGTGCACCGCTGGGGTGCCGACCTGTTGATCCTGCTGAGCCTCACGCACCTGGCCCGCGTATACTTTGCCCGCGCCTACCAGGCCCCGCGCCAACTCAACTGGACGGTCGGCATCCTCCTGTTCGTGCTGCTGCTAACTGCGAGTTTTACCGGCATGCTGCTGCCGTGGGATCAGTATGCGTACTGGTACACCGACTCGGCCCGCGCCGCGATCGCGGCGGTGCCGGTACTGGGCAAGATGATGCTGACGCTGTTTTGGGGCGGCTGGGAGATCAGCGAAGAGGTGCTGCTGCGGTTCTACGCTCTGCACGTCGGCATGGTGCCCTGGCTGGCGGCCAGCTTGGTGTTCGTGCACGTGCTGCTGGTGTGGCGTTTCGGTATCAAGGAGCCGGCGCGGGCCGCCGGGGCCGCGCCGGTGCCGTTCGTGCCGGATTTCTTGCTCAACCTGCTGATCGCGGTGTTGCTCGTCGGCGGGCTGCTGCTGTCGGTGTCGGTGATCTTCCCGGCAACCTTGCTGGCACCGGCCGATCCGCTGTCAGCGCTGCCGCAGCCGCAGCCGCGCTGGTACTTTCAGCCGCTGCGCGAGTTGTTGCAGGATCTGCCGGGTTGGGGTGCGGGCTTGGGGGCGGTGGCCTTTCTGTTGGCGTTGTTCCTGATTCCGGCGCTCGACCGCAGGCCGGCGCCGCCGCTGTGGCAGAAGGGTTTGCAACGGGCCGTGGGCGTGGCGGTGATCGCCGCGGCGCTGCTGTTGGGGGCGCGGGGATACCTGCGGTAACTTATGAGGATGCGGCCGGGTTTGGCGCTGGTAGGTCTGTTGCTGCTGCCGGCCGTCGCGACAGCTGCGCCGGAGTCGTGCGGCACTTGCCATCCGAACGTAAAGACCGAATACGGCGAGAGCGTTCACGCCAAGGAGTTCGGCTGCACCGGTTGCCACGGCGGCGACGCCACGATCGAGAGCGAAGAGGCCCATGCCGCCGCCAAGGGCTACCTCGGCAAGCCCAGCCGCCAAGCCGTTCCGGCGCTGTGTGCGACTTGTCACGCGGACCCGACGCGCATGAAAGCTTTCGGCCTGCCGACCGACCAGTACGCGCAATACCAGACTTCGGGACACGGCGTGCGCTTGGCCCAAGGCGATGCGCGGGTGGCGGTGTGCAGCGATTGCCACGGTAGCCACCGTATCCTGGCACCGCAGCAGCCGCTCAGCCCGGTGTCGCGCCGCAACATTTCCGCCACCTGTGGCCGCTGTCACTCCGACCAGCCGCTGATGGCGGAGTACCGGCTGCCGGCCGATCAAGTAGACAAGTTCCGCCGCAGCG
This genomic stretch from Deltaproteobacteria bacterium harbors:
- a CDS encoding SDR family NAD(P)-dependent oxidoreductase, whose product is MDYRDQVVIVTGASSGIGEVTAKAFARRGASVVAVARREDRLQELLRQCRVHAPASHYLAGDLGQRSFAERVIDDTVARFGRLDILINNAAISKHKQIYHLSADEAEHVMQVNFLSAVWTTLAAIPYMLRAGGGTIVNVSSFAAKVAPPREAIYAASKAALSSFTEGLWNDLAGANIHAALINPGPIDTEIWLKEDEPVAYKGPKYPPQIVTDAIFEAIEKRRYEITAPRHNLQLMTARFLRLCLPALLRFGMAKTDPVLAAVVEKARARARQGKRLGDLADDQP
- a CDS encoding phosphotransferase, whose product is MSTRFPFRADDLTLAAINALVHTLHPEVDVAHFEVRETFLFGSGQVSTAGRIALSVTYEGERAAEFPREVVLKVARPELGALPLYANEVSFYTRLRRELGTHVETPRCVGGIHDATTGMFGLALEDLRTRGATFSNVKTPHSIADMHSLLDSAARLHAAYWESPRFATDLRWVQTHVEGELHAFFEHPDLVPALIRQQVTDVQFKRELVQAIGQTPDTLHAQVRRVQAHHARLPRTVVHGDMHAGNTYRLPDGTGGLVDPQLSVRGFCMHDVTYLLATGLSVEQRRRHERELLAYYLDRLRAAGVERPPDPHAAFLEYRRAVAWCVYVGWLTTPIENYGWEITVMNHVRLLTAYRDLETAAAIASLPDA
- a CDS encoding amidohydrolase, which codes for MSVTLASPNQPTAIAFTGGRILTLDATLGEPEVLIIDNGRIAAAGERALLQAYAGVAVEPLGGRTLVPGFIDAHNHLSIAALHPLWADLSQVRSLEEMKQALAAQAAREPEARWIRGANWNEVTTNVLPDRHDLDALGFDRPVIVAHYTLHQGVVSSHGLDDLGIGPETPDPPGGVIARGTDGKPSGLLVECAWSQAHARSLAAYRQPERWAELIAARGRQLLRDGITCVHDAACSPAAEAVYRALHRAGTLPLAVLMMPHPEAILTGLAPERLEGPLTGDGDEWLRVGPLKLFADGGIAPAMDVSIAGMRSAFGIEIPGLAAGVAQAVERGFRVAVHAIGNVGLRNALAAFSLAARARDLDHRFRVEHACLASPPQIEEMASLGAVGVVQPGFLHHIGQAVEAVPWDEEIWLPFGAMAAAGVALAASSDDPCAFHQPLLTAACGTTRRTGSGGVLGLEQALGYERWLHAYSAGAAYAGGQEHERGTLTPGKRADLVVLEGALEAEHPPRVRQTWVAGRLAYGEPLPRAGT
- a CDS encoding cytochrome b N-terminal domain-containing protein, giving the protein MLTSIAELLRAERDRTVPGHVNLLHYLGGLTAIFFALEVATGLLLTIYYRPSAAGAYYSTGVIMDEVRLGWLIRSVHRWGADLLILLSLTHLARVYFARAYQAPRQLNWTVGILLFVLLLTASFTGMLLPWDQYAYWYTDSARAAIAAVPVLGKMMLTLFWGGWEISEEVLLRFYALHVGMVPWLAASLVFVHVLLVWRFGIKEPARAAGAAPVPFVPDFLLNLLIAVLLVGGLLLSVSVIFPATLLAPADPLSALPQPQPRWYFQPLRELLQDLPGWGAGLGAVAFLLALFLIPALDRRPAPPLWQKGLQRAVGVAVIAAALLLGARGYLR
- a CDS encoding carboxypeptidase regulatory-like domain-containing protein codes for the protein MRRGTQGWLLAGALLVLIGPAAAEYREVAVSNGGTISGRVRAAGELPVLPPHPVFKHQDNCGAAIADERLVAGQSGELRNAVVYLTGISAGKAVPRERALRLDNSKCAFVPHVLSASVGQTIEIHNSDPFLHDAHALLGSRTVFNVAIPKGRTVRRPLAYAGLIQLNCNVRHTWMQAYLYVAEHPYHAVTDDRGQFTLSEVPPGKYTLTVWHELLGSVDREVTVESGKTTTVDVDLKAVAPEASELHE
- a CDS encoding methylamine utilization protein, whose translation is MIGRRQVTGLLLATAMALGASAHAAGDGAIVKGTVTLPEQGGSPQDVVVSLEGSAGTPAPAKAVIDQKDMKFVPHVVAVVAGSTVEFLNSDAFLHNVFSTSAAKHFDLGMFGRGESRSVTFETPGVVDVKCNVHPHMEAFVVVLANPYFAQPDSQGKFQISGIPPGRYKLRAWHESLKAVETWVNLDPAKLQTVDLRFKK
- a CDS encoding cytochrome c, coding for MKVRALTLAAALVIPAAAAWAVDGTALYEKKCKTCHSIGGVAGPMAKTGGALDGVGAKRDATWLREYFKDPKSKIPESKFPKLTLSDEEWEALVAYMLTLK
- a CDS encoding response regulator is translated as MNVDDGVNVLLVDDRPENLLATEAVLAQDGYNLFTASSGEQALRQILKRDFAVILLDVNMPGMDGLETATLIRQRERSQYTPIIFVTATDVNGTQLLRSYLAGAVDYLFHPLVPEVLRAKVAVFADLFRAARALERVGAELERRVEARTRELAAANVRLQAEMGECERMQQELRHSEVLAALGALVAGVAHEVRNPLFAITGTLDAFEARFGQQQEHQPFIAALRGAAGRLRQLTADLLDYGKVQELELAPGALADVVSYAVRECGPAAAASGVRFETSLAPGLPPVAMDASRLQQAVQNLIQNAVQHAPRGSDVVTEVELVPGEAGTAWVECRVRDRGPGFRPEDLPRVFEPFFSHRQGGTGLGLAIVRRTVESHGGTVTASNHPGGGALVALRLPVGKPPAPMPEPASPSDPPAERNRPRRSRRR
- a CDS encoding Rieske (2Fe-2S) protein — translated: MSQLLAGTLLTGVAGALGSTIAFLFPPEEVSSTLGPRRVKVASADEMLPGEGKLMLVDEEPVWVVRRAKGFAGLSAWCTHKGCVIKWDEQSRLFRCPCHEGQFDERGNVISGLPLRPLARFRVGVVRGEVYVSRGDERSV
- a CDS encoding SDR family oxidoreductase, translating into MARLQSWKGKVAVVTGASSGIGRLLSLRLAREQARLALVARREAELNALAEEIRRAGGEALVLPCDVGERAQVFAAADHVRRHFGPVEVLVNNAGYGRHRRFLEWELDDIERMMQVNFLGSVYWTKALLPHMVEQRRGWVVFIASVAGKIGVPDESVYAASKFAMVGLAEALSLEVEDSGVHVLTVCPGAINTPFFDAEALERMSPVSRRSMIEPAPLIEAIMKALARGQHDITVPRAITAGYIVRALAPGLMRRNVKRMVLDATKPAR